In the genome of Raphanus sativus cultivar WK10039 chromosome 4, ASM80110v3, whole genome shotgun sequence, one region contains:
- the LOC108835601 gene encoding uncharacterized protein LOC108835601, protein MECLSRLLLSRYEADTIRYHPGTEQLKISHLMFADDVIVFFDGSSNSLHGISECLDDFASWSGLQMNTSKTELFTSSLDQSESAAISSYGFTSGQLPISYLGLPLMSRKLKLSEYAPLLTKITARFQNIEKKGIAKIAWQTSPSLWVEWHWNPHLNERSFWAIEPRATYSWAWRKLLDLRPLALQFCKTKLGNGRSTSFWFDVWTPLGQLIDYIGPAGPRALRIRENVLVSDAITENIWSLPHPRSQREVELHMFLTTVNLPLPLNVVDKVEWLAADFLSRIFRSSTTWEVLRPREEVKDWVDIVWFKGGIPKLAFTMWIANYNRLPTRSRLAAWGLPISSDCPFCSRYEETRDHLMLSCPYSTAVWQEVLRRCHPPSSMFTSWSELLSWVRSSPSKKLTLLRKLAVQAVIFNIWK, encoded by the exons ATGGAGTGTCTGTCTCGTCTCCTCCTCTCTAGATACGAAGCTGACACCATTAGATATCACCCGGGCACAGAACAGCTCAAGATATCGCATCTGATGTTTGCGGATGACGTAATTGTTTTCTTTGATGGCTCAAGTAATAGTCTTCATGGAATTTCGGAGTGCTTGGATGACTTTGCTTCATGGTCGGGCCTGCAAATGAATACATCAAAAACAGAGTTATTTACCTCCAGTCTCGACCAATCTGAATCAGCTGCTATTTCTAGCTACGGATTCACCTCTGGTCAATTACCCATCAGCTATTTAGGACTCCCCCTTATGAGTAGGAAGCTCAAATTATCAGAGTACGCCCCGCTTCTGACTAAGATCACAGCAAGATTCCA AAACATTGAGAAGAAAGGCATTGCAAAAATTGCTTGGCAAACG TCTCCTTCTCTTTGGGTGGAATGGCACTGGAATCCACACTTGAATGAGCGCTCATTCTGGGCAATTGAACCGCGAGCGACATACTCTTGGGCATGGCGGAAGCTGCTCGATCTTAGACCTCTAGCTCTTCAGTTCTGTAAAACAAAACTTGGTAATGGTAGGTCTACAAGCTTCTGGTTTGACGTCTGGACCCCTCTTGGTCAGCTGATTGATTATATTGGTCCTGCTGGACCGAGAGCGTTACGGATCAGAGAGAATGTGTTGGTATCTGACGCCATCACGGAGAACATCTGGTCATTACCACATCCCCGCTCTCAAAGGGAAGTTGAACTTCATATGTTTCTTACGACAGTTAACTTGCCTCTCCCTTTAAATGTTGTTGATAAGGTAGAATGGTTAGCTGCTGATTTCCTCTCTCGTATTTTCAGGTCTTCCACGACGTGGGAAGTGTTGAGGCCACGTGAGGAGGTCAAGGACTGGGTGGATATTGTCTGGTTCAAAGGTGGAATACCGAAGCTTGCATTCACCATGTGGATAGCAAATTACAACAGACTCCCCACTCGTTCTCGTCTAGCGGCCTGGGGTCTTCCCATCTCATCGGATTGTCCATTCTGCTCACGCTATGAAGAAACGAGAGACCACCTGATGTTGTCATGCCCTTATAGCACAGCTGTTTGGCAGGAGGTTCTGAGAAGATGCCACCCACCTTCTTCTATGTTTACTTCGTGGTCGGAGCTCCTTTCTTGGGTCCGATCCTCTCCATCAAAGAAGCTAACTCTCTTGAGGAAGCTGGCGGTTCAAGCTGTGATCTTTAATATCTGGAAGTAA
- the LOC108852662 gene encoding phosphatidylinositol 4-kinase gamma 3-like: protein MEQIFPTLTNLPAQIASHLQSMISCLENLDLSAPLPQYLSHEHIFEIRDSTNRLRCLFKRFRDDDEEAARKEVAVYLLDHPPNSHRSLSETVYGFAGVRPTVFVRFRCNSEVVMGILVEFVDEAYVIDQDYYHWPISTDDIQSIVLLDIRFGNMDRNRENILLKEDEGVAHLIPIDHECSFANEVQAYNCAGFAWLKSKDFGDYGVAFSPDCVTYVSQLDPGADLEFLRHCGWEVEPYYVEQLTIFTMFLKKVVSKGLTAFHIGKIASFWCDDERHNLQAIVDSVVEEGNYIENVGIRMEERLTEYVMLNMP from the coding sequence ATGGAACAAATATTCCCTACGCTGACTAATCTTCCAGCACAGATTGCTTCTCATCTACAATCGATGATTAGTTGCTTGGAGAATTTGGACTTGAGTGCTCCCTTGCCTCAGTACCTCAGTCATGAACACATCTTTGAGATTCGGGATTCAACAAACAGGTTACGCTGTCTGTTCAAGAGATTTagggatgatgatgaagaagcagcTAGAAAAGAAGTGGCGGTTTATCTGTTGGATCATCCACCAAACAGCCACAGATCATTGTCTGAAACTGTTTATGGCTTTGCTGGAGTCCGGCCAACCGTTTTTGTGAGATTCCGATGCAACAGTGAAGTGGTGATGGGAATCTTGGTTGAGTTTGTTGACGAGGCTTATGTCATTGATCAGGATTATTATCACTGGCCTATAAGCACCGACGACATCCAGAGTATAGTGTTACTTGACATCAGGTTTGGAAACATGGACCGCAACAGGGAAAACATCCTTCTCAAAGAAGACGAGGGCGTAGCTCATCTGATACCCATAGACCACGAGTGCTCATTTGCCAATGAGGTACAGGCCTACAACTGTGCTGGATTTGCTTGGTTGAAATCAAAGGACTTTGGTGATTACGGTGTTGCATTCTCTCCTGATTGTGTCACTTATGTTTCACAACTCGATCCTGGTGCTGATTTGGAGTTTCTGAGGCACTGTGGATGGGAAGTTGAACCTTACTACGTTGAACAACTCACCATCTTCACAATGTTCTTGAAGAAAGTAGTGTCCAAAGGTCTTACTGCGTTTCACATCGGCAAAATTGCTTCATTTTGGTGTGATGATGAAAGGCATAACCTGCAGGCCATAGTTGATAGCGTTGTGGAAGAAGGAAATTACATTGAGAATGTGGGTATACGCATGGAAGAGCGTCTCACAGAATATGTGATGCTGAATATGCCCTAG
- the LOC108848248 gene encoding F-box protein At5g25290: MMQSSNRSPPPDDRPSKIQRSSLILDPKSGSPLLLLCPEEGGCRLYNPEEDRVYETKRDFSGYRFLGNSGKWFLVADSKSNLYIVDVLRDEKIELPRLELVSEDDGCAHNLKPLGDDGDFNETLVGTRNYGIRRSAEDLRGRVWVDEKTGDYVVVCRFDRCDYMRFCKRGDDRYREIQTRVVANVFLKGLDDMVLHGYNLYVFTPRGSLRHIDLSGKDGFGFEDVIKHPMFTWYRPSPSAEEEERVRSYKLISERENIALVTRSGEVLFVHNYAYYESNSSTFEKHRMFRVYKRQLKNQEEDPKTYKPRLLEVDSLGDEALFLDLGITVPADTALGIEPNSIYFTRDDRFRHMPRSFLDICVYNLATKTIKRFSTLSSNNLKIKDAQWFIPS; this comes from the coding sequence ATGATGCAGAGCTCTAATCGATCCCCTCCTCCAGATGACCGACCGAGTAAGATCCAGCGTTCGAGTTTGATTCTGGATCCAAAAAGCGGATCTCCGTTGCTGTTGCTGTGTCCAGAAGAGGGCGGTTGTCGTCTGTACAACCCAGAGGAAGACAGGGTTTACGAGACGAAGAGGGACTTTTCCGGGTATCGATTCCTCGGAAACTCGGGTAAGTGGTTCCTTGTGGCGGATTCTAAATCCAATCTCTATATAGTAGATGTGTTACGCGATGAGAAGATAGAACTCCCACGTCTAGAGCTGGTGTCGGAAGATGATGGTTGCGCTCATAATCTCAAGCCATTAGGAGATGATGGAGATTTTAACGAGACGTTGGTTGGTACTAGAAACTATGGGATTCGTAGATCTGCGGAAGATCTGAGGGGTCGAGTGTGGGTAGACGAGAAAACGGGAGACTACGTTGTGGTGTGTCGTTTCGACAGATGCGACTATATGCGATTTTGCAAGAGAGGGGATGATCGTTACCGTGAGATTCAAACACGGGTTGTTGCTAACGTGTTTTTAAAAGGCTTGGATGATATGGTACTCCATGGCTATAATCTTTACGTCTTTACTCCCCGCGGCTCCCTTCGACACATAGATTTGTCTGGAAAAGACGGTTTTGGTTTTGAGGATGTCATAAAGCATCCCATGTTTACATGGTATAGGCCATCTCCAAGTGCAGAAGAAGAGGAACGAGTGAGATCATACAAGCTCATCTCAGAACGCGAAAACATTGCTCTTGTTACACGATCAGGAGAGGTTTTGTTTGTCCATAACTACGCTTATTACGAGTCTAATTCTTCCACCTTTGAAAAGCATAGGATGTTCCGCGTGTACAAGAGGCAACTTAAAAATCAAGAAGAAGACCCCAAGACCTACAAGCCTAGGCTTCTTGAGGTGGATTCTCTAGGTGATGAGGCACTGTTTCTTGATTTGGGTATCACCGTACCTGCTGACACTGCACTTGGTATCGAGCCAAACTCCATCTATTTCACCCGTGATGACCGCTTCCGTCACATGCCACGTTCATTCCTCGACATTTGCGTCTACAACCTTGCAACAAAGACCATCAAACGTTTCTCCACCCTCTCCTCCAACAACTTAAAAATAAAGGACGCTCAGTGGTTTATCCCCTCTTGA